A genomic region of Criblamydia sequanensis CRIB-18 contains the following coding sequences:
- the pyrF gene encoding orotidine-5'-phosphate decarboxylase, with amino-acid sequence MSLEINLRENPSDFEFDNQDRLLEKVSLELHEMGAIQFGSFKLKNGSISPYYVDLRRAISYPKTLSQMCYLMWQKISNIPFDSLAGVPYAALSLCTGIALLKNLPMIMVRKEVKEHGTQQLIEGIYKENDTVILVEDVVTTGGSLIEVAKKLKEKGLIIKDAICFVDREESDLSELKEMGIKVHSVLNVSKIFSILNHERKLNTETITSSKENLKPLSYRERASLTKHSLAKDLFYLMDEKKTNLALAADVRSKNELLNLAETIGPYICVFKTHIDIVSDFDLELIKKLQLLAEKHRFILFEDRKFADIGNTSLMQYEGGIFKIASWAHLTNAHTLVGPDQIKALREGGKKNERGLLLIPELSSVQALTDESYAKKTIQMAEDFQDFVIGFIARKRLTLNPKFITMTPGVILGEGKDAFGQQYLNPKEVIQNRKSDIIIVGRGIYQSHDPINSAKQYRQEGWEAYQNRLF; translated from the coding sequence ATGAGTCTTGAGATTAACCTTAGAGAGAATCCCTCTGATTTTGAATTCGATAATCAAGATCGACTTTTAGAAAAAGTGTCGCTTGAACTCCATGAAATGGGAGCTATTCAATTCGGATCTTTTAAACTTAAAAATGGCTCCATTTCTCCTTACTACGTCGATTTAAGAAGGGCGATCTCCTATCCGAAAACTCTTTCCCAAATGTGCTATTTGATGTGGCAAAAAATTTCAAATATCCCTTTTGACAGTCTTGCAGGCGTGCCTTATGCGGCCCTTTCTTTATGCACGGGCATTGCTCTTTTGAAAAATTTACCCATGATCATGGTTCGTAAGGAGGTTAAGGAGCATGGCACCCAGCAGCTGATCGAGGGGATATATAAAGAAAATGATACGGTCATCCTGGTGGAAGATGTCGTGACAACGGGAGGTAGTTTAATTGAAGTTGCCAAAAAATTGAAAGAGAAAGGACTTATTATTAAAGATGCGATTTGTTTTGTCGATCGAGAAGAAAGCGATTTATCAGAGCTAAAAGAGATGGGGATAAAGGTTCACTCCGTTTTAAATGTCTCTAAAATATTTTCTATTTTAAACCATGAACGAAAATTGAACACTGAAACAATTACCTCCTCTAAAGAAAACTTAAAGCCTCTTAGCTACCGTGAAAGAGCTTCTTTAACCAAGCATTCTCTTGCGAAAGACCTATTCTATTTGATGGACGAAAAAAAAACTAATCTTGCCCTGGCAGCAGATGTCAGATCAAAAAATGAACTTTTAAATCTTGCAGAGACAATTGGTCCTTATATTTGCGTTTTTAAAACACATATTGATATTGTCTCGGATTTTGATTTGGAGCTAATCAAAAAACTGCAATTACTTGCTGAAAAACATCGCTTTATTCTTTTTGAAGATCGTAAGTTTGCAGATATTGGCAATACGTCTTTAATGCAATATGAGGGAGGTATTTTTAAAATCGCTTCCTGGGCTCATCTAACTAATGCTCACACACTTGTTGGACCGGATCAAATCAAGGCTTTAAGAGAGGGCGGTAAAAAAAATGAAAGAGGCCTTCTGTTAATTCCTGAACTTAGTTCCGTACAAGCTTTGACAGATGAAAGCTATGCAAAAAAAACTATTCAAATGGCTGAAGATTTTCAAGATTTTGTAATAGGTTTTATCGCACGTAAAAGACTTACCCTAAACCCTAAATTTATCACAATGACTCCCGGTGTCATTTTAGGTGAAGGCAAAGATGCTTTCGGACAACAATATCTAAATCCAAAAGAAGTCATTCAAAATAGGAAGTCTGACATTATCATTGTCGGTAGAGGGATTTATCAATCTCATGACCCAATAAATTCAGCAAAACAAT
- a CDS encoding DUF302 domain-containing protein, with protein sequence MNDSLIVYESPYSVLETTDRIKEVLKKKSIKLFTLIDHSVEAKDNGLDLNEEKLLIFGDPKVGTYLMQENPEIGLELPLKILIWGENGKTRIAHQNLNALKNRYNIVTHAKILENMSLGLPQLITHSLK encoded by the coding sequence ATGAATGATTCGCTTATAGTTTATGAAAGCCCTTATTCTGTCTTGGAAACCACTGATAGAATTAAAGAAGTTTTGAAAAAAAAGAGTATAAAACTCTTCACTCTTATCGATCATTCCGTGGAAGCTAAGGATAACGGATTGGATTTAAATGAAGAGAAACTCCTTATATTCGGTGATCCGAAAGTAGGCACTTATTTGATGCAAGAAAATCCGGAAATCGGCCTTGAGCTCCCTTTGAAAATTCTTATTTGGGGGGAAAATGGCAAGACTCGGATTGCGCACCAAAATTTAAACGCTTTAAAAAACCGCTACAACATTGTCACTCATGCAAAAATACTTGAGAACATGTCTTTAGGATTGCCGCAATTGATCACCCATAGTCTTAAATAA
- a CDS encoding DUF3309 family protein: protein MLTTILIIVLILLLLGAIPTWPYSSGWGYGPSGVIGTILIIVLILMLLGRL from the coding sequence ATGCTAACCACAATCCTTATCATTGTTTTAATTTTATTGCTTTTAGGCGCCATCCCTACTTGGCCTTACAGTTCCGGCTGGGGATATGGTCCAAGCGGTGTGATAGGAACGATTTTAATTATCGTGCTCATTTTAATGCTTTTAGGACGACTTTAA
- a CDS encoding DUF6496 domain-containing protein, producing the protein MTKYGPAAQKSVEKAMHKMKEGKLESGKSHKKVTSREQAIAIGLSEARKKGAKVPKKTSK; encoded by the coding sequence ATGACAAAATATGGACCTGCTGCTCAGAAATCTGTCGAAAAAGCCATGCATAAAATGAAAGAAGGCAAGCTTGAATCAGGGAAAAGTCATAAGAAAGTGACTTCCCGGGAGCAAGCTATTGCGATCGGTCTTTCAGAAGCTCGTAAAAAAGGGGCAAAAGTTCCCAAAAAAACTTCAAAATAA